The Desulfuromonas versatilis genome has a segment encoding these proteins:
- the hisG gene encoding ATP phosphoribosyltransferase has protein sequence MSDYITFALPKGRIMQDSMELFAKIGITCPEMEKGSRKLVFENPESKFRFMAVRATDVPTYVEYGCADLGVVGKDTLLEQGKDLYEPLDLKFGYCRMVVAEPKELRREDDPVNWSNIRVATKYPNVTERYFAAKGIQVELIKLYGSIELAPLVGLSERIVDLVSTGATLRENGMVEVETIAEITTRLIVNRASLKTKHQRITRIIEGLEKVIGDQVKLSV, from the coding sequence ATGAGCGACTACATCACCTTCGCCCTGCCCAAGGGGCGCATCATGCAGGACTCCATGGAACTGTTCGCCAAGATCGGGATCACCTGTCCCGAAATGGAGAAGGGGAGTCGCAAGCTGGTGTTCGAAAACCCCGAGAGCAAGTTCCGCTTCATGGCGGTGCGCGCCACCGACGTGCCGACCTATGTCGAGTACGGCTGCGCCGACCTGGGCGTGGTCGGCAAGGACACCTTGCTCGAGCAGGGCAAGGACCTCTACGAGCCGTTGGACCTGAAGTTCGGCTACTGCCGCATGGTGGTCGCCGAGCCCAAGGAGCTGCGCCGGGAGGACGACCCGGTCAACTGGTCCAACATCAGGGTGGCCACCAAGTACCCCAACGTCACCGAGCGCTACTTCGCCGCCAAGGGGATCCAGGTCGAGCTGATCAAGCTCTACGGCTCCATCGAGCTGGCGCCGCTGGTCGGGCTCTCCGAGCGCATCGTCGACCTGGTCTCCACCGGGGCCACCCTGCGGGAGAACGGCATGGTCGAGGTGGAGACCATCGCCGAGATCACCACCCGGCTGATCGTCAACCGCGCCAGCCTCAAGACCAAGCACCAGCGCATCACCCGCATCATCGAGGGGCTGGAAAAGGTCATCGGCGACCAGGTCAAGCTGTCTGTATAA
- the prfA gene encoding peptide chain release factor 1: protein MFTKLEEVVDRFREVEGLLSDPSVMANQEKFRALTREHADLSEVVEVYGAYCKVREQIEGNRELLRDADPEIKEMARAELEELEQRQEELEQQLKVLLLPKDPNDEKNIILEVRAGTGGDEAALFAGDLFRMYSRYADTKGWKVELLSAAESDAGGFKEVIAMVSGQRVYSRLKYESGTHRVQRVPETEAQGRIHTSACTVAVLPEAEDVDLDIDPGDLRIDVYRASGAGGQHVNKTESAVRITHLPTGVVVSCQDEKSQHKNKAKAMKVLKSRILDSMRAEQEAKMAADRKSQVGSGDRSERIRTYNFPQGRCTDHRIGLTLYRLESIMAGDLDEIVDSLTTHYQSESMASQEK from the coding sequence ATGTTCACCAAGCTCGAAGAAGTCGTCGATCGTTTCCGCGAAGTGGAGGGGCTGCTCTCCGACCCGTCGGTCATGGCCAACCAGGAGAAGTTCCGTGCCCTGACCCGGGAGCACGCCGATCTCTCCGAGGTGGTCGAGGTTTACGGCGCCTACTGCAAGGTCCGTGAGCAGATCGAGGGGAACCGCGAGTTGCTGCGCGACGCCGATCCGGAGATCAAGGAGATGGCCCGCGCCGAGCTCGAGGAACTGGAGCAGCGCCAGGAGGAGCTGGAGCAGCAGCTCAAGGTGCTACTGCTGCCCAAGGACCCCAACGACGAGAAGAACATCATCCTCGAGGTGCGCGCCGGCACCGGCGGCGACGAGGCCGCTCTGTTCGCCGGCGACCTGTTTCGCATGTACTCGCGCTACGCCGACACCAAGGGGTGGAAGGTCGAGCTGCTGAGCGCCGCCGAGTCCGACGCCGGCGGTTTCAAGGAAGTCATCGCCATGGTCAGCGGCCAGCGGGTCTACTCGCGGCTCAAGTACGAAAGCGGCACCCACCGGGTGCAGCGGGTCCCCGAGACCGAGGCGCAGGGGCGCATCCACACCTCGGCCTGCACCGTGGCGGTGCTCCCCGAGGCCGAGGACGTGGACCTGGACATCGACCCCGGCGACCTGCGCATCGACGTCTACCGCGCCTCGGGCGCCGGCGGCCAGCACGTCAACAAGACCGAGTCGGCGGTGCGCATCACCCACCTCCCGACCGGGGTGGTGGTCTCCTGCCAGGACGAGAAGTCCCAGCACAAGAACAAGGCCAAGGCGATGAAGGTGCTCAAGTCGCGCATCCTCGACAGCATGCGCGCCGAGCAGGAGGCGAAGATGGCCGCCGACCGCAAGAGCCAGGTGGGCAGCGGCGATCGCAGCGAGCGCATCCGCACCTATAATTTCCCCCAGGGGCGCTGCACCGACCACCGCATCGGCCTGACCCTCTACCGGCTCGAGAGCATCATGGCCGGGGACCTCGACGAGATCGTCGACTCCCTGACCACCCATTACCAGAGCGAGTCGATGGCGAGCCAGGAGAAGTAG
- the murA gene encoding UDP-N-acetylglucosamine 1-carboxyvinyltransferase yields MDKIIIHGGNRLKGQVQVSGAKNASLPLLFATLLAPGRHRLANVPHLRDIDTAEKLLKILGAHVVRENGTFAIDAGEIRSVEAPYDLVRTMRASVLVLGPLVARLGHARVSLPGGCAIGARPIGLHLKGLEAMGAKISLDHGYVEARAKRLHGARIYFDLPTVGGTENLMMAAALAKGTTILENAAREPEIIDLAEALNRMGARIEGAGSDTVVIEGVEELRPMDYAVMPDRIEAGTFMVAAAITRGDVLVNGAIPDHLEALIAKLREAGAEVWAEDGGLRVKGPRKINSVDIKTSPHPGFPTDMQAQFMALMTLGGGTSSITENVFENRFMHVCELQRLGADIRIEGHTATVKGVKGLLGAPVMATDLRASASLVLAGLAADNTTEVSRIYHLDRGYERIEEKLKALGAQIERAPA; encoded by the coding sequence TTGGATAAGATCATCATTCACGGCGGCAACCGTCTCAAGGGCCAGGTCCAGGTCAGCGGGGCAAAAAACGCCTCGCTACCGCTGCTGTTCGCCACACTGCTCGCCCCGGGGCGGCACCGTCTGGCCAATGTCCCACACCTGCGGGACATCGACACCGCCGAGAAGCTGTTGAAGATCCTCGGCGCCCATGTTGTTCGCGAAAACGGCACCTTCGCCATCGACGCCGGGGAGATCCGCAGCGTCGAAGCCCCCTACGACCTGGTGCGCACCATGCGCGCCTCGGTGCTGGTGCTCGGTCCCCTGGTGGCCCGGCTCGGCCATGCCCGGGTCAGTCTGCCCGGCGGCTGCGCCATCGGCGCCCGGCCCATCGGCTTGCACCTCAAGGGGCTCGAGGCGATGGGGGCCAAGATCTCCCTCGACCACGGCTACGTCGAGGCGCGCGCCAAGCGCCTGCACGGCGCCCGCATCTATTTCGACCTGCCCACCGTGGGCGGCACCGAAAACCTGATGATGGCCGCGGCGCTGGCCAAGGGGACCACGATCCTCGAGAACGCCGCCCGCGAACCGGAAATCATCGACCTGGCCGAGGCTCTCAACCGGATGGGGGCGCGCATCGAGGGGGCCGGCAGCGACACGGTGGTCATCGAGGGGGTCGAGGAGCTGCGGCCCATGGATTACGCGGTGATGCCCGATCGCATCGAGGCCGGGACCTTCATGGTCGCCGCCGCCATCACCCGCGGCGACGTGCTGGTCAACGGGGCGATTCCCGACCACCTCGAGGCGCTGATCGCCAAGCTGCGCGAGGCCGGCGCCGAGGTCTGGGCCGAGGACGGCGGCCTCCGCGTCAAGGGTCCGCGCAAGATCAATTCGGTGGACATCAAGACCAGCCCGCACCCGGGCTTTCCCACCGACATGCAGGCCCAGTTCATGGCGCTGATGACGCTGGGCGGCGGCACCAGCTCGATCACCGAGAACGTCTTCGAGAACCGCTTCATGCACGTCTGCGAACTGCAGCGCCTGGGGGCCGACATCCGCATCGAGGGGCATACAGCCACGGTGAAGGGAGTCAAGGGGCTGCTCGGCGCCCCGGTCATGGCCACCGACCTGCGCGCCAGCGCTTCGCTGGTGCTCGCGGGGCTGGCCGCCGACAACACCACCGAGGTCTCGCGCATCTACCACCTCGACCGCGGCTACGAACGCATCGAGGAGAAGCTCAAGGCCCTGGGCGCCCAGATCGAGCGGGCGCCGGCTTAA
- the hisH gene encoding imidazole glycerol phosphate synthase subunit HisH → MINIIDYEMGNLRSVQKAFETLGFSARVSSDPADIASAEKVVLPGVGAFRDCIHNLREGGFVEPLRAHVAAGKPLLGICVGMQMLFDESEEFGRHQGLGLIPGKVLRFPSGMLEKGERLKVPHMGWNNIRIRRPAPIFNGIEDGSFVYFVHSYYCAAENAGDIAASCRYGEVEFCAALWRDNILATQFHPEKSQHVGLSIFKNFGEM, encoded by the coding sequence ATGATCAACATCATCGATTACGAGATGGGCAACCTGCGCAGCGTGCAGAAGGCCTTCGAGACCCTCGGCTTCAGCGCCCGCGTCAGCAGCGACCCGGCGGACATCGCTTCGGCCGAGAAGGTGGTACTGCCCGGCGTCGGCGCCTTTCGCGACTGCATTCACAACCTGCGTGAAGGGGGCTTCGTCGAGCCGCTGCGGGCCCACGTCGCGGCCGGCAAGCCGCTGCTCGGCATCTGCGTCGGCATGCAGATGCTCTTCGACGAAAGCGAGGAGTTCGGCCGCCACCAGGGCCTGGGGCTGATCCCCGGCAAGGTGCTGCGCTTCCCCTCGGGCATGCTCGAGAAGGGCGAGCGGCTCAAGGTGCCGCACATGGGCTGGAACAACATCCGCATCCGCCGCCCGGCGCCGATCTTCAACGGCATCGAGGACGGCAGCTTCGTCTACTTCGTCCACTCTTACTACTGCGCCGCGGAGAATGCGGGGGATATCGCCGCCAGCTGCCGCTACGGCGAGGTGGAGTTCTGCGCCGCGCTGTGGCGCGACAACATCCTGGCCACCCAGTTCCACCCGGAAAAGAGCCAGCATGTGGGGCTGAGTATTTTCAAAAATTTCGGCGAAATGTAG
- the prmC gene encoding peptide chain release factor N(5)-glutamine methyltransferase: MAERWTVLKILQWTAGYFRERGIEEGRRDAEIMLADLLGLDRVGLYLNYDKPLTPDEQAAFRALVGRRARREPVQYILGHTEFWSLPLQVTPAVLIPRPDTEVLVEEGLKRVSGACRILDIGLGSGAVAIALAHELAEAQVEGIDLSAAALQVALGNAERNGVAARVDFRQADLASFQGGPYDLVVSNPPYIPEGDLAGLMPEVKDFEPRLALAGGADGLDCYRILAARVPAMLRQGGWLLVEVGIDQAESVQRLFAAAGLSEICCRDDYAGVPRVVGGRKAAVS, translated from the coding sequence TTGGCCGAACGCTGGACGGTGCTGAAGATCCTGCAGTGGACCGCAGGCTATTTTCGCGAGAGGGGGATCGAGGAAGGGCGGCGCGATGCCGAAATCATGCTCGCCGACCTGCTCGGGCTCGACCGGGTCGGGCTCTACCTCAACTACGACAAGCCCCTCACCCCCGACGAACAGGCTGCCTTCCGGGCCCTCGTGGGCCGGCGCGCCAGGCGCGAACCGGTGCAGTACATTCTCGGCCATACCGAGTTCTGGTCCCTGCCGCTGCAGGTGACCCCCGCGGTGCTGATCCCCCGGCCCGACACCGAGGTGCTGGTCGAGGAGGGGCTCAAGCGGGTCTCGGGCGCCTGCCGCATTCTCGATATCGGCCTGGGCAGCGGGGCGGTGGCCATCGCCTTGGCCCACGAACTGGCCGAAGCGCAGGTCGAAGGCATCGACCTCAGCGCCGCGGCGCTGCAGGTGGCCCTCGGCAATGCCGAACGCAACGGGGTGGCCGCCCGGGTCGACTTCCGCCAGGCGGATCTGGCCTCTTTCCAAGGCGGACCCTACGACCTGGTGGTCTCCAATCCCCCCTACATCCCAGAGGGGGACCTCGCCGGGCTGATGCCCGAGGTGAAAGACTTCGAGCCCCGCCTCGCCCTGGCCGGCGGGGCCGACGGGCTGGACTGTTACCGGATTCTGGCCGCCAGGGTCCCGGCCATGCTCCGGCAGGGCGGCTGGCTGCTGGTCGAGGTCGGCATCGACCAGGCCGAGTCGGTGCAGCGGCTGTTCGCGGCTGCCGGGCTCAGCGAGATCTGCTGCCGGGACGACTACGCCGGGGTGCCCCGGGTGGTCGGCGGTCGCAAGGCGGCCGTTTCGTAG
- the hisB gene encoding imidazoleglycerol-phosphate dehydratase HisB, translating into MGRSAKIERKTKETDIRLSLELNGEGKNRISTSVPFLDHMLTQVARHGFFDLEVEATGDIEIDAHHTVEDIGICLGEAFKQALGDKQGVRRYGRGTMPMHEALASVIIDFSGRPFLVFNVDMPKAKVGDFDTELVEEFFVAFCNHAGANLHVNLAYGDNLHHIIEGIFKAFARALDEATGFDPRVKGVLSTKGKLE; encoded by the coding sequence ATGGGCCGCAGCGCGAAAATCGAACGCAAGACCAAGGAAACCGACATCCGCCTGAGCCTGGAGCTGAACGGGGAGGGGAAGAACCGCATCAGCACCTCGGTGCCGTTTCTCGACCACATGCTGACCCAGGTGGCCCGCCACGGCTTTTTCGACCTGGAGGTCGAGGCGACCGGCGACATCGAGATCGACGCCCACCACACAGTGGAGGACATCGGCATCTGCCTCGGCGAGGCCTTCAAGCAGGCCCTCGGCGACAAGCAGGGGGTGCGCCGCTACGGGCGCGGCACCATGCCGATGCACGAGGCGCTCGCCTCGGTGATCATCGACTTTTCCGGGCGACCGTTCCTGGTGTTCAACGTCGACATGCCCAAGGCAAAGGTCGGCGACTTCGACACCGAGCTGGTCGAGGAGTTCTTCGTCGCCTTTTGCAACCACGCCGGCGCCAACCTGCACGTCAACCTGGCCTACGGCGACAACCTGCACCACATCATCGAGGGAATCTTCAAGGCCTTCGCCCGGGCTCTCGACGAGGCCACCGGCTTCGACCCGCGGGTCAAGGGGGTGCTCTCGACCAAGGGTAAACTGGAATAG
- the hisD gene encoding histidinol dehydrogenase: MIKILRFSDPGFDAAFAEIVGRGEAAQADVEVAVGNIIADVRERGDQALFDYTAKFDRLQLNAKTMQVSQGEIERALAAVSEESLAALKLAAERIAAYHRKQKTETWLSTDEPDVLLGQMVRPLDRVGIYVPGGKAAYPSSVLMNAVPAKVAGVAEVIMVVPMPGGEVNPHVLAAAHLAGVDKIFKIGGAQAVAALAYGTRSVPRVDKITGPGNIYVATAKQQVFGQVDIDMIAGPSEILVINDGSGDPAHIAADLLSQAEHDELASSVLITTDEAFGLKVAAALEEQLGKLSREAIARQSIDSYGAVIVAENLQEAIAFSNRIAPEHLELAVDNPFEILPLIRHAGAIFMGHHTPEAAGDYLAGPNHTLPTGGTARFFSPLGVDDFVKKSSIVSFSRAGLERLGRQIVHIAELEGLEAHAKSVSIRLEKS, encoded by the coding sequence ATGATCAAGATTCTGCGATTCAGCGACCCGGGTTTCGATGCCGCCTTCGCCGAGATCGTCGGGCGCGGCGAAGCCGCTCAGGCCGATGTCGAGGTGGCGGTGGGCAACATCATCGCCGACGTGCGCGAGCGCGGCGACCAGGCGCTGTTCGACTACACCGCCAAGTTCGACCGGCTGCAGCTCAACGCCAAGACCATGCAGGTCAGCCAGGGTGAGATCGAGCGGGCGCTGGCCGCGGTCAGCGAAGAGTCCCTGGCTGCGCTGAAGCTGGCCGCCGAGCGCATCGCCGCCTACCACCGCAAGCAGAAGACCGAGACTTGGCTCTCCACCGACGAGCCCGACGTGCTGCTCGGGCAGATGGTGCGGCCCCTCGACCGGGTCGGCATCTACGTCCCCGGCGGCAAGGCCGCCTACCCCTCCTCGGTGCTGATGAACGCGGTCCCCGCCAAGGTGGCCGGGGTGGCCGAGGTGATCATGGTGGTGCCGATGCCCGGCGGCGAGGTCAATCCCCACGTGCTGGCCGCCGCCCACCTGGCCGGTGTGGATAAAATCTTCAAGATCGGCGGCGCCCAGGCCGTGGCGGCGCTCGCCTACGGCACCCGGAGCGTGCCGCGGGTCGACAAGATCACCGGACCGGGCAACATCTACGTGGCCACCGCCAAGCAGCAGGTCTTCGGCCAGGTCGACATCGACATGATCGCCGGGCCCAGCGAGATCCTGGTCATCAACGACGGCAGCGGCGACCCGGCGCACATCGCCGCCGACCTGCTCTCCCAGGCTGAGCACGACGAGCTCGCCTCCTCGGTGCTGATCACCACCGACGAGGCCTTCGGCCTGAAGGTGGCCGCCGCGCTGGAGGAGCAACTCGGCAAGCTCTCGCGCGAAGCCATCGCCCGCCAGTCCATCGACAGCTACGGGGCGGTGATCGTCGCCGAAAACCTCCAGGAGGCCATCGCCTTTTCCAACCGCATCGCCCCCGAGCATCTGGAACTGGCGGTGGACAATCCCTTCGAGATCCTGCCGCTGATCCGCCATGCCGGGGCGATCTTCATGGGCCACCACACCCCCGAGGCGGCCGGCGACTACCTGGCCGGGCCCAACCACACCCTGCCCACCGGCGGCACCGCCCGCTTTTTCTCGCCGCTGGGGGTGGATGATTTCGTCAAGAAGTCGAGCATCGTCTCCTTCAGCCGCGCCGGGCTCGAGCGGCTCGGCAGACAGATCGTGCACATCGCCGAACTCGAAGGGCTCGAGGCCCACGCCAAGTCGGTTTCGATCCGGCTGGAAAAATCGTAG